Sequence from the Argentina anserina chromosome 7, drPotAnse1.1, whole genome shotgun sequence genome:
tacaattggttattatccacctaattataatctctatttttatttgtcacttcttagatgtgagatctctcctctccaacacgccccctcacgtgcaacctaatttttaggtctgcacgtgacagattaacatctcacACACTGGGACGAAATAAATCAAGGTctagtaaccaacgacacttggtgaccatccaatcggaaaacCCTCCGATGGCATGATAATGGCACCCATCATGGGTCTATGACAAAGTGGCATCAaactcgagcccacgacagattggaggcgcgactggagaggaaCCCGctttgataccatgttaaacagcgacaagcgtgacccgtggaccaactgtaccgatactgtcctaacttagccacctcacatgtgttggattttaatcacaaaaggcctcggtacaattaattattatccacccacttataatctctatttttatttgtcacttcttagatgtgggatctctcctctccaacactaGTTAGTATGGTCATTACGTAATTGTTCTGGGAATAGAGAAGGCTATTTTGATCTTCAAGTAAAGAAATATATCTTCTTGCTGTCATAAGATTGACTTGATAATGCATTGACTTCATTCTATTAGTAGAATGGTGTCCCAGTATTTACATAAGTTCATACTGGTTTTTTTACTATTCTTAATCCTATGTAGAAGATAAAAGATAAAATGGAGCTTCTATTAATATCTCTAAAATTATTACTTAGACCTCCCTCTTTTCTCATGTCAGTGTTGATTTTGTCAACTCGTGCCAATTTACCAATTAAAACATATAAGTGTATAGACATTGTAACAAAGGATTTATTACATTGGACTATATATTCCAATCCAACCTCGCACCTCTCTTCCTCCCACAcctctcttcattttttttgaagGGTTGAGGAAGTACCAAGAGAGGCATCGAGAGCTTTGCTTTTTGACATTGTAAACTCAGGATGCCCTAGAGGCTCCTCCATCTAATAGATTTTtccttcaaaagaaaaaaaaacacatgaaGAAAGTATGAGAAACTGAACTATCTGTGTTATTCTTAACCCCCTTTGGAAAAACAAGCAAGTTCCTGctgctgattttttttttctgtagtTGCTCAATATCGTATCTTAGTTGTTTTGGTGGTCTTAAACTCTTAATCGCCATGATGTCCCTGTATTTAGTAACTTGCAATATGATCGATCTAAATTTATTCTCTGGTTTCTGTTTCTCGTTACCATTCTAAATCAGCTGAAGTTACATCTTCTATTTTTTATTCTTCATGTTGTACATTTGTTGGTAAAGTAGTAGTGCTACTTCTGGTAAAAACCAATTTGCCTCAAGTTGTTGTCTGATATGTAGAACAACAGAGAGATAGCTCATAGCCTCCTAGTTATAGTTTCCTGATCTTACACACAATTTTAGGCtctcttgtttttgtttcagtATGTTTTCCGGACCAAACAAGAGTTGCGTAGTAAAAAactattgaaaatttgaatacACAACTCTATTTTTACCCTTTATTCATTGAAAAAAGAACACCAATTTCGTGTTTATTGTGATTCAAGGGCCAAAGACTCAAAGAGGCATGGCTAAGTTCATAATGAAAACCGAGCCAGGATTCCAATGAATAATGTGCatgttctttcttcttcttctttttttctgtacttttattttttctaaatTAAATGAGCGAGCAACTTTCATCAACAAAGTGAATCACTTATCACAAATGAAATATTCAATCATCCACTAGTTCACTAAAACACTACAAATATTCCATACAGCCCCATATCAGAAACCTCTGCCGGCTCTATGTGCCAGACTTGAACATCGGGAAAAAAAAGATGAGTTGAAACAGCAGATGTGTCTAGATACATTAAAATATAACAGAAAGCCAATCTATGGGGAAATTCCACCTGTGATGTCAACGGATTATGGTCAAGCACTGTGGGATCGAGTAACCACCACAACCAAGAGGACCACGACAGAGAGCATGACCGATGTTCTCAGCCTCTCCTCAAATAGATTACCAGCTTCAGTTTTCGCCTTGCCATTGCTTTGAGGTTGAAACAAGTGATCAAAAAGCTTAGTAATGTTCTCTATTACCTCCATTACCTTTCCGACAGTATTTTGAAAGATCCACCTCAAAAAGTTTGTTGCTGTACTGCTGTCATCAGTATCTTCAGATGGGCTCTCGGAACTGTTCTCTTCAGCTGCATTTGTAACGGAAGTTTAGTCATGTATTTCAATGAACTTGTATGTAGCAACTAACGAAAAGGAATGTCATCTCCCAACTATTTATGGTTTTCAGTTCATTTATAGGAGTTTATGATTGCATAAACTTCATCAATTAAATCCACTCAATTATTTGAAATGGAAAAAGACTTGATTCCTTCTTGGTCTAAACTATAAATTTTGCATTATTTCAAGAGTACTTGCAGGCAACTATACCCAGGAAAAGACATCATGATTAGGCATTACATGCTAGACAGAGTACGACACTTGTAAGATCTATGTTGTAGCACCTCTTTTGTAACACATAGTTGAATACTTAGATAAGCTTAATCATATACAGTTCTTCCAGTTGATACCAACCTGCACAGAAAGATTCCCTGAGCTCCCTCACTACCTCATTGTTCATCACAGCTTCCCAAACTGCTCTATCAGATGACAGTGAAACCACCATTTTCTACACAAGAAAAATACCCTTATGACATAATTATACAAAAGTGCAAGCGAGATTTGAGAACCACACATAATACTAGTCTTTCTAATCATTTAAGATATTAAAATTCATAAACATAAAAACCAGTATGTAGCCTATGTTACAAAATCAGGGTCAACAAGAGATGGGGACCTGAACAGATGACTCATTCTGCAATAAACTGAAGGCCTCATAAACTCTTTGACATCCCTGAGGCCGGGAATCACAAAGATGAGCAGAAGGCTCTATCCAATCTTGTTCGGATACAAATGAAGATACTCTACGCATGGAACCAGAAGCACTCATCATCTGATCAGTTACATCCTTGTCCCAGTACTCGGAACCAAACTTATCCCGGATGAACTGGGGGTGATGAGTTGGAGTGAACACCCTATTAAAGTAAAAGCGTATCAATTTAACAACTATTTCATGAAAGATGACAGTTTTACATAATGCAATGTCAAAGGTTAACCAAGATGAGCATAATTTACAACCTAACGATATTAACCAAGAGGCACAGGAAAATAAAACCATTATATTAGTAGGGTTATGTAGCAAATCATCATTTATCTCTCACTAATAGTATTAGTCCATAGCAAATCATACAACACATTTTGATTCAAATATAAAGAAACTGTGAAAGAGGGGCTATACTGTTGAAGAGCAGAAACAGCGTTGCGAACTTCATCTCCGGAAGGAACAGGTCCGAGAACAAAGTCATCGAGAAAGCCATGAGCTTTCTCAACCTCTTCACTCCCATCCACAGAAACCCAATCGCAATCATCAAACTGCGGCGAGGTGGGCCAGTTGGGCCCGCCGGAACTCGCAGGAACAGGCCCACAGTTCGGAGAGGTAGgagtagagagagaaaggttACTGACCGAACCGGGCTTCTGGGTATTTCTAGAAGACGTAGGACTGGTAGCAGTTGTGGTGTTGGAGTTGGAGTTGGAACTAGAAGATGAGATGGGTTCTTGGATTGCAACACCGGTGGTTCTGGTCAGCGCCGCCCTACTGACTGTACGGAACATGCTTCCTCctccgccaccgccgcccatgCTTCTGCCGCCGAACATCATCTGGGTGTGGCAGTTGGTAAGTAATCTGAGACCTAGGGGAAGGCCTTAGATTAGAGATTGCTTTGGATTGCTTTATGGAGTTGGGTTCTGTGTCTCTGTCAGTCGTGTTTTATTGAATTGGCGAAGATATCGAGGAAATCTGTGGATAAGATTATTACAGAAATCGGAGGGGGAGATCAGGAGATGTGTTTCATAACTTTCATTGACGCCTACACTTCTGCTGAGTGTAAAACAAGTTACGGTTCTTGGCTTGGAGAGGTGGGTATTCTGTGGTGTGTGTAGGAtatattcttctttttgtttttgcgtTAATAAATTAACCTCCATGGTCTCTATCTAAAAAGAATCGATTAAGTTCATGCGTAATTGATAAGAAATTTGTAAGTTATTGCGAAATAAGAAAGAGGATTGTCGGTTCGACTCACAAAAAAtgttattgtaaaaaaaattggtgttTACATTACatttttaattgaaataaagaaTTGAATATAAATTGTGATTGAGTCACGTATCTcgttaagtttttatttttttgacagAGGTATCTTCTTAGATTtttcggttttgtttttcgCTAGAGTATAATAACACACAATGTGCCAAAAATGTGGAATAATATGCAGACCTTTCGGATTGAGATGTTTAGTCTGATGTGCTTGTCATCTTGTAGTTTAAACCGGATGATTGACATATGAGAAATGTAACATGTTGTTTGTTAGGACTATTAGTCTACAACCCTATATAATCTTGGGCTAGTGTGTTAATTACTTAGATGGACTGGTCATTGGACTCGGGTTGGGTCATGCTGTTATTAGGTAGGTTATGAGTTATCTGCAGATGGAGCTATATAATCTTGGCTGTCTCTATTTCTTGATCTTATGAAATGAATATGAAACTTGTCTAATTTAATTcctttctttaatttcttgtttcaaTTCCTTTATGTTGCTTTAATTATCTTGTTTCAACTCTTTGATGGATTACGATCCTATCAATTGGTATCAAGAGCCGGTTTCGATGTGGAACCTGCAAAACCCCACCCTCCCACCGCAGCTTGCTCCTGAAGATCCCACCCTCCCACCACAATGGAAAGGAGTTATCGATTGATTTGGGCGATTCTACTTCTGGAACACTGAGACCAATGCGACCCAATTTGAGCGACCTGCCGTGCTTGTTCCTCCACTAGATGAACATGCTGTGTTCTGCCTCAACATGGCGGCTGCTCTTCAGCAAGCCCAGAATGAAATTCACGAAATCTTCCAGGAGGAAAAACGTCGGTTTGAGGTAAGCCGCACGACAATCATGGCGGAGACTCGCCGGCTTCGGGAAATCACCTCCAAGTTTCCCCACCCAACCACTTCCCCCCAGAGTACTTCTACTCCTGCAAGTACCCAACCCACAACCCAGGTTTCTTCAACTTCACCAGAACCTCAACACCTATCGAGCAAACTAAACTCTCAATCCTACCGAGAACACCTGTCACACAACCCGCCGTATCACCAACCTACCCAACCAATTTCTTCCCATCACAAGACATTCAAGAGTTTCAACAGTGGAGTCGCCATGGCAGCTCACTCTAGAGTTGTCAAAAGACCCGAAAACCAGATGTGCTCTATGGTGTGGTTAGGTCCTCGGGTTCCAAGATGAACCGAAAGCAAGGTCTATGGGCGGTGAACGCCAACAAAGACGGTGTCTTCTGCGAGTTTATGAAGGAGATTTATCAGCTCTCCATGGGTTCAGAATCTCCAACCCGTACTTCAAATCTGTCGGCACTAAACCCATCTCCTCGACCACTGATTATCGATATTCCAGAGCACAATGATGTTTGTCACTCCCTACTCATCGACGAGCTCGAAACTCTTCCCCAACTCTTCTATGTCGTCGCCGTCGCCGAGAATGTCGGCTTTGATTCACCAGAACCCGAAAGCGACGATGTTGTCGTTTCACTTGAAGTTCCCATTGACAGCATCCAGTTGCTTGCGGATACTAACGCAAAGCCCGCTCCCCTCTTAATGGATGCACTCGTCGATAGCACCACCTATCACCAGTCTCCACACCAAACTGGAGGATCTTCCATGAACATGAGGTCCGACGCGACTCCTGTGTTAGGTTTCAATTCATTAGATTGGAGGTACCACAAGCCCGTTAACTTGATTGTCATGTTCAAATCAATTCCTCCTAGAGGTGAAGAAATTATGTCTGTTGATGTGTATCCATCGTATTTTACAATTCAGCATATGCAAGCGGTAGAACATCATGGTCATTTTGGGCTGTTTGGTGATAGAGTAGGTACATGTACCAATGAGGTTATTCTTGGAGTCACTACTGAAGCAGGGACATCACGGCTTGCAGAATTGGCTTTGGTTGTGCCTTGGGATGATAGTGGTGGCTTGAACCCACTGAACATTACATTGCAGAGTTATTGCAACCCTGGGTTGGTGTTTCATGATGAAGACCACATGCTTGAAGATCACAAGCAGGGGGTAATGGTGCCTGGCTCTTCCAAATTATTGTTTGCTGAGGTACTCTTTTCAACGATTTTCAATTCGAGATTGAAGACCCCCTTGTTGTGTCACAGCTTGGTTGACTCATCTTTGCGTATTGGACActtgattgagaaaatgagaaTTCATGCCCAGAATCTAATTGTTCAAATGCCAATTATAGCTTCAGCTCTgccttgttttggttttatgactTCAGTTTTCGATGTTGGTAAAGAGACCATTGTTCCATCTGTTACTCCTACCTGGTGTTGTCCTATTCTAAAGCTCGAGCCACCCTTGACTGCTTTCGTTAGCTCATTCACTTCCCCACCCCATGTTAGTGTCATTACTGGATTTCTCACAACTGTTTTGGGTCCTATTTGTGGCACAATTGTTGTATCTAGCATGACGGTACCCAATCAGCATTTTGAGGTAGTCGTCATAAGTTGTTACCCTTTTGATGGTGAGGCTTCTGGTCACTATGCTTGGCTGGACTTTTTAACAAGCAAGGTTCAAGGGACAGATGTAATACCACTAATACAGGTGATTTTTGCATTCCCTGATAATTTGACTGGAGTGTATCGAAGTGCCATGATAGTTTGGCTGATTCTACCTGCAATTTTCCTTCTCAACTGCACATTGGAATTATCTTCTCTAAGCTCTTCACAGTACAGTTCACCATCCCATGGACTTGTGAGGTTATTGTTTCCTTTATCAATTCTGGAATCTATCCATGTGGTACGACCTACTTTGCTTAACATATTTACACAAGATGCATACTATAACATCGAAAATATTGTTCTTCTTTCTATATATGAACTGGTGTCCTTGCAGTCCAAGAAACATGAGCTTACATTTAGATATGATGATGTCTACAAGGGAAATTCCTTGAGGTTCTTTTCTGCTTCAATTGATTTAATGCCTGCAAGATTATTTCCTCTTCAGTATGCAAGGAAGCTATTACTAGCTTTGGTGTTTGGAGCTAGTTTAATTCCATGTCAATTAGTGGATTTCCTGAGACATTGCCACTGTATTTGTCGTCTTCCAACACTATTTTGGGGTCAGGTACTCAACTTTTATGGGTTGATTCTTATTAAGGCTAACATGTTAATGAGTGACTATGGATCTGACCCCATTCCCCTTGGAGCATTTTTAATCATTCTTGTTTGTCATTTTGATATGGGCTGGTACATTACCAACTCATTTTCACAAATGATATACCTTACTGCGTATTGGCTGCACATGATTTGTTCTACAAAATGGTATCTTCAGTTGCTTCCGTCTGTTATGCATCATGCTATAGTTTGGTCTGGATATGGGCGACTGGATTATACTTCACAACGTAATTCATCTAGTAGTTACTTTCATCTGAACTCTGAAATTCATGAACTTCTAGATCCCTTGCCAACTGCAGCAGATGATCACAGTATTTGTGACAAGATTGATGTTTTCTATGGTACACCTAAACTGACAGAAACATTCGCAGCTTTAGCTTCCCAGACAGATATCTCTTTTGCTTGGAATAGTTCAGCCTCATCGATTGAACCATCAATATACAGATCTGCTGTCTTGACAAGAAAAGCGTGGCTTGAGAATCAGGTGGGTGAGGCTTGTAGACAACCTTTTATGAATTTTGCTGAGTTGGAAAAATGGGCTACACTGCCTATCCAAGTTGTTAATGTTTGCCCGTATGTCATCTTTAATAGAGGCAAGAGGTACTTCTCTGTTTCAAGGGAGATGACAGAAATCTTGCGAGCGAGGACCTTGCTGCTACAATGTGTTTTTGCTACTTCTCAGCCTTATACGAGGGGTAGTCAGGGTGATGGTGCTACTAGCAAGACTCCAGAAGATTTTCACTTGATTTTATCGTCGGCGCGGTGTGTGGTGTCAAAAGAAAACATTATGTTTATGAAGCCAGTGCATATGATACTCCAGGCTGCCTTTATCTATCTCTGGAGGCTCTTCGCGTTGCTTCTGACTTCTGAGTATTGCTCAGAATTTCCAAGCTCAATGTACAGCAGTGGAATTCTTTGTACTGAAGTGTACTGTTCTTCATCTGTTTGAATCTGTTGTCGGTATCACCAGTCTGAGAACCATGATGTCCCCCTGCTCTACCCTTTATGTACCTCTCGCTGATTATGTTCGCCGCAGAGTAAACATCAGGTCACTTTCGGCTACGACAACTTGCTTTGTAGAGCTAGTGAGGGGGCTATTCATCACACAAGCCTTACATCAAGAACAGTCTGTCAGACATACTCTTATTTGTATTCCTCCACATACTACTCAAGTGCAGAAGACATGGTTGACGCAGATGGGTCAGGGGATGCTTCAAGCACTGCAACCGGAGAGGAGTTTTGTCGAATTTTCATGTGCTGATTTCTTGTTCAAGGCCTGAGGACATGCCTTATTTTAAGGGGGGAGGAATGTTAGGACTATTAGTCTACAACCCTATATAATCTTGGGCTAGTGTGTTAATTACTTAGATGGGCTGGTCATTGGACTCGGGTCGGGTCATGCTGTTATTAGGTAGGTTATGAGTTATCTGCAGATGGAGCTATATAATCTTGGCTGTCTCTATTTCTTGATCTTATGAAATGAATATGAAACTTGTCTAATTTAattcttttctttaatttcttgtttcaaTTCCTTTATGTTGCTTTAATTATCTTGTTTCAACTCTTTGATGGATTACGATCCTATCATTGTTGATCAGTGACCTTTCAATATATGGGAATCTGATATTCTTCGTTTCATACTAAACCTTTCAATAATCCATAGAATGTATGACAAGTCAGTACTTATAATATATCCATCATTCCATCATGAATTTAAAATGCATCTTAGATTCTTAGTTGTTCGACTGATTAGTCATCTCAATGAGGTTTAAGCTCATACCATGATTAATCAAGTAATTACAAAAATGTCAACTCATATTATGGACCTACTCAGCTTGGGCTGACAAGTACCTCTACCTATGCACAACTCGAACCCACCACTGAAACCCTTATTTAAAACCCTAACTAGCTCAGAGCCCCGGCGGCAAAAAAGACACAGAGACACGATGAAGATGGGTATGCTCTGAATATTTAGAGGTTCTATTTCGACTCTTTCAGCAGCAGCATGTTGTGCTTTGATTCTGATAGGTTGTGTTTTATGGGGTTTAGGTGCTTACAATTACGTATCAGTGTTATGAGTGAAGAAGCAGTCCAGTGTTACtcaattgaagttttcaaCGCAGCAAGTGCTCAGTTGCAGAGGAGCGTGCAGGTCGAAAACTAGCTGGCCTTAAGGTTCAGAATTCTTACTGGGTTAATGAGGTATGTTAAGCCAGCCGTTTAGTCTTATCCGTGCTGATATATAAGGTTATAGAATATAGACATTTTCAATGAGCTAGCTATTAACGGGTTCATCTGCTGTGCAGTAGTTTGTGTTATACATACACTGATGTGTGGTATAGAATTGGTGTCATAACATGCACACGGGGTGTGTGTGATAATGTGTGAAGGAAAAGACGGCTGCATGCTAGCAGCGTAGGCTAGATTTTTCTGCTATTAACGCCATGTCAAATGCTGTCTGGAAGATGTGAAACTGTTATGCATGACATAATCTGCTAATATATCCGCTCTCTATATAGTAATgcaaattggaaaaaaaaaacttatgctAGGACTGTTGCGATGTGTACGTACAATTTGTAGGTGTTATCATTCTGGTTTGAATTGCGTTACTTCAGTTGTGTCGACTCTTATATTTTCAGGATTCAACCCATACAAATACGTCGAGGTGATCTTGGTTGATGCTGCCCATATGACCATCAAAAATGACAAAAGGATCAATTGGATTTGCAACCTTGTTCACAAGCACAGAGAGCTTCGTGGACTCACTTCTGCTGGAAAGAAATACAGAGGTCTGCAAGGAAAGGGCCACTTGCATCACAAGGCACGACCTTCATGGAGGGCCAACTGGAAAGGAACAACACCCTTTCTCTTCCGCGATACCGTTGATTTCCTTGGTACCCCATTCCTAACCTCAAGTATGTGCTCTGTCTAATATCCTCAGCATTAGGAATTGGAAGTGTAAAGTTTTGGAACAGAGAGAAATATCTTTTATATTTGATATCCTGGAACATGGTTGCTTGTGTTTGACAGTTTGAGCTATGGGTTTTATGCTTGTTGAACAATTTTTCAACGCATGAATACTTATGAAGTTGGTTTTTCGAACCCCTTTTAGCGTTTGTGTATAGTCGATGCAATCTCAAGTTAGCAAGTTCACATTAAAATCAAGCGCGCTTTCTAGTCTCTAAGCAAATGAAATCCAGTCCAAAATTCGAAGTGCAATAAGTTTTCaaatagaaaaatatcaaGTGACGATGTA
This genomic interval carries:
- the LOC126801608 gene encoding uncharacterized protein LOC126801608, whose protein sequence is MNRKQGLWAVNANKDGVFCEFMKEIYQLSMGSESPTRTSNLSALNPSPRPLIIDIPEHNDVCHSLLIDELETLPQLFYVVAVAENVGFDSPEPESDDVVVSLEVPIDSIQLLADTNAKPAPLLMDALVDSTTYHQSPHQTGGSSMNMRSDATPVLGFNSLDWRYHKPVNLIVMFKSIPPRGEEIMSVDVYPSYFTIQHMQAVEHHGHFGLFGDRVGTCTNEVILGVTTEAGTSRLAELALVVPWDDSGGLNPLNITLQSYCNPGLVFHDEDHMLEDHKQGVMVPGSSKLLFAEVLFSTIFNSRLKTPLLCHSLVDSSLRIGHLIEKMRIHAQNLIVQMPIIASALPCFGFMTSVFDVGKETIVPSVTPTWCCPILKLEPPLTAFVSSFTSPPHVSVITGFLTTVLGPICGTIVVSSMTVPNQHFEVVVISCYPFDGEASGHYAWLDFLTSKVQGTDVIPLIQVIFAFPDNLTGVYRSAMIVWLILPAIFLLNCTLELSSLSSSQYSSPSHGLVRLLFPLSILESIHVVRPTLLNIFTQDAYYNIENIVLLSIYELVSLQSKKHELTFRYDDVYKGNSLRFFSASIDLMPARLFPLQYARKLLLALVFGASLIPCQLVDFLRHCHCICRLPTLFWGQVLNFYGLILIKANMLMSDYGSDPIPLGAFLIILVCHFDMGWYITNSFSQMIYLTAYWLHMICSTKWYLQLLPSVMHHAIVWSGYGRLDYTSQRNSSSSYFHLNSEIHELLDPLPTAADDHSICDKIDVFYGTPKLTETFAALASQTDISFAWNSSASSIEPSIYRSAVLTRKAWLENQRQEVLLCFKGDDRNLASEDLAATMCFCYFSALYEG
- the LOC126802801 gene encoding uncharacterized protein LOC126802801 encodes the protein MMFGGRSMGGGGGGGSMFRTVSRAALTRTTGVAIQEPISSSSSNSNSNTTTATSPTSSRNTQKPGSVSNLSLSTPTSPNCGPVPASSGGPNWPTSPQFDDCDWVSVDGSEEVEKAHGFLDDFVLGPVPSGDEVRNAVSALQQVFTPTHHPQFIRDKFGSEYWDKDVTDQMMSASGSMRRVSSFVSEQDWIEPSAHLCDSRPQGCQRVYEAFSLLQNESSVQKMVVSLSSDRAVWEAVMNNEVVRELRESFCAAEENSSESPSEDTDDSSTATNFLRWIFQNTVGKVMEVIENITKLFDHLFQPQSNGKAKTEAGNLFEERLRTSVMLSVVVLLVVVVTRSHSA